The following coding sequences lie in one Lolium perenne isolate Kyuss_39 chromosome 2, Kyuss_2.0, whole genome shotgun sequence genomic window:
- the LOC127336131 gene encoding uncharacterized protein: MEYERIHKVQAGALSPTKLRMKLLGAQNRVRVISNSSARTSPSKSVEPSQAQNRLLVCDVLEEVSDNSGASKCPAAVGNTEALDKDPAVDSYKVQNMPKNSAHQPAPSSSSVIHPVRIVEEDSNECDSGLDNASTSSFEFHGGEKTGAQNPTAGYFSRQASSKWNDAEKWIVNKQTVQQNTTKGASQNQSAYQVNSAAPRGAIVPKHPNRGAFARPIQNMKRFNPASSASRSILERLSFASHQPKVVRHADICPVESSISATAEYQKGVTHTSSIAIQPCNEPEAISTVQSVSVRDVGTEMTPIPSQDPSRTGTPLGSMTPSRSPNCSIPSTPVGGRSTASIGEDNADDGPYFNRKGGANEMSEDEIRLKARKEIAALGVQLGKMNIATWASKEELELVSATPTIADLERMKKEYAARAAAFEDAENSKHTARFKKEELKIEAWESRQRTNVEFEMRRLEERAEKMRSDAMAKMAEKLEMARRLAEEKLASANAKMNKQAARAVQKADQIRETGRIPRSHVLCCGCFCEP; this comes from the exons ATGGAGTACGAGAGGATACACAAGGTCCAG GCAGGTGCCCTTTCTCCCACAAAGCTTAGGATGAAGCTCCTGGGAGCCCAAAATCGCGTGAGGGTCATCAGCAACAGCTCGGCGCGGACATCGCCTTCAAAGAGCGTTGAGCCATCACAGGCGCAGAACAGACTGTTAGTTTGTGATGTTCTTGAAGAAG TTTCAGACAACTCTGGTGCCTCCAAATGCCCTGCAGCAGTTGGCAACACTGAAGCTTTAGATAAGGATCCAGCAGTGGATAGCTACAAAGTTCAAAACATGCCCAAGAATTCAGCTCACCAACCTGCACCTAGCAGCTCAAGTGTGATACATCCGGTACGAATTGTCGAGGAAGACAGTAATGAGTGTGACAGCGGTCTTGACAATGCTAGTACCAGCAGCTTTGAGTTCCATGGGGGCGAGAAAACGGGGGCGCAGAATCCGACGGCAGGGTATTTCTCTAGACAGGCTTCCTCCAAGTGGAATGACGCGGAGAAATGGATCGTGAACAAGCAAACTGTTCAGCAGAACACCACCAAGGGCGCATCACAGAACCAGAGTGCGTACCAGGTGAATTCTGCTGCACCCAGGGGTGCCATTGTGCCCAAGCATCCAAACCGAGGCGCATTTGCTCGGCCCATTCAGAACATGAAAAGATTCAATCCGGCTTCGTCGGCTTCTCGAAGCATATTGGAGAGGCTGTCTTTTGCTTCACATCAGCCGAAGGTGGTCCGGCATGCAGATATCTGTCCAGTTGAAAGTTCTATTAGTGCCACTGCAGAATATCAGAAGGGAGTAACTCATACCAGCTCAATTGCAATTCAGCCCTGCAATGAACCAGAAG CTATTTCTACAGTTCAATCGGTGTCTGTGAGAGATGTGGGCACAGAAATGACCCCAATACCAAGTCAGGACCCTTCAAGAACCGGAACACCACTTGGGTCTATGACACCAAGTCGGAGCCCGAATTGTTCGATACCATCAACTCCAGTAGGAGGACGATCGACAGcatcaataggagaagacaatgcAGATGATGGTCCTTATTTCAACAGAAAAGGTGGCGCAAATGAAATGTCTGAGGATGAAATCAGGCTTAAGGCAAGGAAAGAAATTGCCGCTCTAGGTGTACAACTTGGAAAGATGAACATTGCAACATGGGCTAGCAAAGAGGAGCTAGAATTAGTCTCTGCAACACCGACTATTGCTGATCTCGAGCGGATGAAGAAGGAATATGCAGCTCGTGCGGCAGCATTCGAGGACGCAGAAAATTCTAAGCATACAGCTAG ATTCAAGAAGGAAGAGCTGAAGATCGAAGCATGGGAGAGCCGCCAAAGAACAAATGTTGAATTCGAAATGAGGAGACTAGAG GAACGTGCGGAGAAAATGAGAAGCGACGCGATGGCAAAGATGGCTGAAAAGCTCGAGATGGCACGCCGTCTGGCCGAAGAGAAGCTGGCCTCTGCCAACGCCAAGATGAACAAGCAAGCAGCGAGGGCGGTTCAAAAGGCCGATCAGATTCGCGAGACGGGACGAATCCCACGGTCACATGTCCTATGCTGCGGCTGTTTCTGTGAACCTTAG